The following proteins come from a genomic window of Oncorhynchus clarkii lewisi isolate Uvic-CL-2024 chromosome 23, UVic_Ocla_1.0, whole genome shotgun sequence:
- the LOC139381473 gene encoding delta-like protein D — protein sequence MGRQSLAIAVILCVLICQGFCSGVFELKLQEFLNKKGVTGNTNCCKGASVIQKCECKTFFRICLKHYQVNVSPEPPCTYGGAMTPVLGSNSFQVPETTAEAFANPIPFSFGFTWPGTFSLIIEALHTDSDDDLSTDNPEGLISRFTTQKHLTVGDKWSSDLQTSGRTELKYSYRFVCDEHYYGEGCSVFCRPRDDAFGHFTCGDRGEIICNSGWKGTYCTEPICLPGCGEEHGFCDKPGECKCRVGFSGRYCDDCIRYPGCLHGTCQQPWQCSCLEGWGGLFCNQDLNYCTHHKPCMNGATCTNTGQGSYTCSCKPGFTGASCEIEVNECSDNPCQNGGSCTDLENTYTCACPPGFYGNSCELSAMTCADGPCFNGGRCADNPEGGYYCQCPLGYAGFNCEKKIDHCTSNPCSNGAQCMDLVNSYMCQCPEGFSGANCEDNIDECANYPCQNGGTCLDGMNDYTCTCPPGYTGKNCSSTIRKCEHNPCHNGATCHERYNRYVCACVPGYGGHNCQFLLPEHPQGQPGVEGAGKRYSDEEDQGTFPWTAVCAGIILALLLLVACAVLVVYIRVKVQQRSQHGDTHSESETMNNLANNCQRPDKDLSVSVIGTTGVKNTNKKVDFHSDNAGGEQNGHKSRCSSTDYNLVHELKPEDVSKEDQEKSEAKGSESNGSESFCSDSEFEEKRRKRLSDASEQKRPEESTCNEASMCNDTKYQSVYVISDEKDECIIATEV from the exons ATGGGACGCCAGTCGCTTGCGATAGCTGTCATCCTTTGTGTCTTGATATGCCAG GGTTTTTGTTCAGGGGTTTTCGAGTTGAAGTTGCAAGAGTTTCTCAACAAGAAAGGAGTGACAGGCAATACAAACTGCTGCAAAGGAGCCTCTGTGATTCAGAAGTGTGAATGCAAAACGTTTTTTAGAATCTGCTTGAAGCATTATCAAGTTAATGTATCACCGGAACCCCCTTGTACCTATGGTGGTGCGATGACTCCTGTCCTCGGATCAAACTCCTTCCAAGTGCCTGAAACAACTGCAGAAGCATTCGCCAACCCTATTCCGTTTTCTTTTGGATTCACGTGGCCG gGGACATTCTCTCTCATCATTGAGGCCCTACACACGGATTCTGACGATGATCTTTCAACAG ATAACCCTGAAGGTCTGATCAGTCGTTTCACCACTCAGAAGCATCTGACAGTGGGCGATAAGTGGTCCTCTGATTTACAGACTAGTGGAAGAACAGAGCTGAAGTACTCCTACCGATTTGTTTGTGATGAGCATTACTATGGGGAGGGTTGTTCTGTTTTCTGCCGTCCACGAGATGATGCCTTCGGTCACTTCACCTGTGGGGACCGTGGCGAGATCATCTGCAACTCAGGATGGAAGGGAACCTACTGCACAGAAC CAATCTGTCTTCCTGGTTGTGGCGAGGAGCACGGGTTCTGTGACAAGCCTGGTGAATGCAA GTGTAGAGTTGGCTTCAGTGGGCGTTACTGTGATGACTGCATCCGCTATCCAGGGTGTCTTCATGGCACCTGCCAGCAGCCGTGGCAGTGTAGCTGCCTGGAGGGGTGGGGTGGCCTCTTCTGCAACCAAG ATCTCAACTACTGCACACACCACAAGCCCTGCATGAATGGAGCCACTTGTACCAATACTGGCCAGGGTAGCTACACCTGCTCCTGTAAACCCGGCTTCACTGGGGCCAGCTGTGAGATTGAGGTTAATGAATGTTCCGACAACCCCTGCCAAAATGGGGGAAGCTGCACT GATTTAGAAAACACATACACATGTGCCTGCCCCCCAGGCTTCTATGGCAACAGCTGTGAGCTCAGTGCCATGACCTGTGCCGATGGGCCTTGCTTTAACGGCGGACGCTGTGCTGACAACCCAGAGGGAGGATACTACTGCCAGTGTCCTCTCGGCTATGCCGGATTCAACTGTGAGAAGAAGATCGACCACTGCACCTCCAACCCATGCTCCAACG GTGCCCAGTGTATGGACCTTGTGAACTCCTACATGTGCCAGTGCCCTGAGGGCTTCTCCGGAGCCAACTGCGAGGACAACATTGACGAGTGCGCCAACTACCCCTGCCAGAACGGTGGCACATGCTTGGATGGCATGAACGATTACACCTGCACCTGCCCACCTGGATACACCGGCAAGAACTGCAGCTCGACCATCAGAAAATGTGAGCACAATCCCTGCCACAACGGAGCCACCTGCCACGAGAGGTATAATCGCTATGTGTGCGCCTGTGTGCCAGGCTACGGTGGCCATAACTGCCAGTTCCTCCTGCCGGAGCACCCCCAGGGCCAACCCGGGGTGGAAGGAGCTGGTAAGAGATACTCTGATGAAGAGGACCAAGGCACATTCCCCTGGACCGCAGTGTGTGCTGGGATTATCCTGgcgctgctgctgctggtggccTGTGCCGTGCTGGTGGTTTACATCCGGGTCAAGGTGCAGCAGAGGAGTCAGCATGGAGACACCCACAGTGAGAGTGAGACCATGAACAACCTGGCCAACAACTGTCAACGGCCTGACAAGGACCTATCTGTCAGCGTGATCGGCACGACAGGGGtcaagaacaccaataagaaagTGGACTTTCACTCGGACAATGCTGGAGGAGAGCAGAATGGCCACAAGTCCCGATGCTCGTCAACAGATTATAATCTGGTGCATGAGCTAAAGCCAGAAGATGTGTCGAAAGAGGACCAAGAAAAGAGTGAAGCAAAGGGTTCCGAATCAAATGGTTCTGAATCTTTTTGTTCTGACAGTGAGTTTGAAGAGAAACGAAGAAAACGTTTGAG TGACGCCTCAGAACAGAAACGTCCAGAGGAGTCGACATGCAACGAAGCGTCGATGTGCAATGACACAAAGTACCAGTCAGTCTACGTCATATCAGACGAGAAAGATGAATGTATCATTGCAACTGAG GTGTAA